The nucleotide window AACCGGAACGGCAGGAAAAAACCGACCTGATGCTTGAGGATCTGAACATCACGGCGATACGCAAAAACATGGGCTACACCCTGTCCGGTGGCGAACGCCGTCGAACAGAGATTGCAAGGGCACTGGCTCTTGACCCGAAATTCATTCTGCTTGATGAACCGTTTGCCGGAGTGGACCCTATTGCCGTAGAGGATATCCAGCAGATTGTTGAAGGGCTTGTCCGGCGCGACATCGGCGTCCTCATCACCGATCATAATGTGCATGAAACCCTCTCCATAACCAGCCATGCCTACCTGCTCTTTGACGGAAGCATCTTTATGCAGGGAACTCCTGAAGAGATCGCCGACAACCCGGAGGTCAGAAAAATGTACCTTGGCGAAAAATTCAGCCTCGACCGATACTGAGCCATCCCACTGTAAGCGCTACGTAAAAGGAGCATGCACAAACCTTTCATGCTCTACCTGCCATCAATACAACCAGCACAGAAACAGTATATCCGCCTGCATGGCTACTGAACAGTACGGTCAGCACCTTCATATATATGCACATGGTGACTGATAACGTGTTCCGAAGCACGTGAGAAGCAGGCCGAAATCAATTTCTCCGCACCTCATGAAACTTTAATAGATAAAGCTGGTGTTCTTATATTGCATTGCAGTCTTAACCATAGCTACTCTCCCTGATTTGATCGAAAACATCTAAACCGATTAACCGGAGGCAAGTGCACGATGAATATTCTTTTGATCTATCCCGAATTCCCTGATACCTTCTGGAGTTTCAAACATGCCCTGAAATTTGTCAATAAAAAAGCATCGCTTCCTCCCCTCGGTCTCCTGACGGTAGCCGCAATGCTGCCTGAAAGCTGGAAGAAAAAACTGGTTGACCTCAATACCGCTCTTCTCCGGGCTGACGATATTGCCTGGGCCGACATGGCATTTATCAGCGCAATGGCTGTCCAGCAGGAATCAGCCCGAAAGGTCATCGAGCTCTGCAACACCGCCGGATTAACCATCGTTGCCGGAGGCCCTCTCTTTACTTCCGAACATGAAGATTTTCCGTCGGTTGACCATTTTGTGCTGAACGAAGCCGAGCTGACCCTTCAACCCTTTCTTGATGACCTTCTGAACGGTACTCCGAAAAGGCTCTACTCGACTGATCTCTATGCGGACATCACCCGGACCCCAACCCCCCGTTGGAAACTGCTCGACATGAATAAATATGCATCGATGGCTTTGCAATTTTCCAGGGGGTGCCCCTACAAATGCGACTTCTGCAATGTCACAGCGCTTCTCGGCCATAAAATCCGCACAAAAACCAGCGACCAGATCATTACGGAACTTGACGATCTTCGCCGGCTCGGATGGCAGGACAGTGTCTTTTTTGTCGATGACAACTTCATTGCCCACAAAACATACCTGAAAAAAGAGCTGCTTCCACGGTTGATAGCGTGGCAGAAAGGCTACAGCAGAACCATCCGGTTTTACACGGAGTGTTCGATCAACCTGGCTGATGATCAGGAGCTGATGTCGCTCATGGTTGAGGCAGGATTCGGGATGGTCTTTATCGGCATTGAAACCCCCGATGATGCCGCACTGCACGCCTGCGGCAAGCAGCACAACACATCAAGGGACATGCTCTCCAACATCAGAAAGATTCAGCAGTCCGGCATGGAGGTACAGGGTGGTTTTATTGTCGGTTTTGACAGTGACACCCCCTCTATTTTCCAGAAACAGATCGAATTCATCCAGAAGAGCGGCATCGTTACGGCCATGGTCGGCATCCTCCAGGCTCTCCCCGGAACCAGACTCTACGACCGCATGCAGAAGGAGGGACGACTGCTGCATAACTCAAGCGGCGATAATGCCGACAGCAATACCAACTTTGTGCCGGTAATGGACCTTGACCTGCTTCGAAAAGGGTATACCGACATGATGAACCAGCTCTATGCTCCAAAATATTACTACCGGCGGATCCGGACACTTCTGAGCGAATACCGGGCACCCCGGTTAAAAAGAAGGGTCCGCTTTGACGACATGCTGGCCTTTGCCCGCTCAACCGTGCTGCTTGGTGTTGTCGGTCGGGAACGGTTCCAGTACTGGAAGATGCTGATCTGGACATTTTTCAATCGCCAGCACTCCCTGCCGCTGGCAGTAACGCTGGCCATTTACGGCCACCATTTTCGAAAGGTGTGCCAGCTGCATCTGAAAGAGGTGCGAAGAAGCGCTGGATAAAAGTTCATGAACGGCATGTATAGAGTGCATCTATATAATATTTTTAATTTCCCTTGCTTCTTGGAAAAATAAAGCGTACTCTATGAAGCATGGCCAACGGTTGGCCTGAAAACTTTCAAGTGATTTGTGCTTTTGGTTATTTGACAGTGTCTCTTTTTGATCAAAGCACGAACTCCTATATGAAATTATGAATATTTACATTGGCAATCTTGATTACAGCGTAACTGAAGCTGATCTTCGTGAGACTTTCGGCGAATTCGGCGAAGTTTCAAGCGCAAGTGTCATCAACGACAAATTCACCG belongs to Candidatus Chlorobium masyuteum and includes:
- the lptB gene encoding LPS export ABC transporter ATP-binding protein, whose amino-acid sequence is MKATLSCSRLKKIYNKREVVKSSSIEVKQGQIVGLLGPNGAGKTTTFYMIVGLVRPDSGDVFLDSLNITRIPMYKRARLGIGYLPQEASVFRNLTVEENILSVLEFTSLSKPERQEKTDLMLEDLNITAIRKNMGYTLSGGERRRTEIARALALDPKFILLDEPFAGVDPIAVEDIQQIVEGLVRRDIGVLITDHNVHETLSITSHAYLLFDGSIFMQGTPEEIADNPEVRKMYLGEKFSLDRY
- a CDS encoding B12-binding domain-containing radical SAM protein; the protein is MNILLIYPEFPDTFWSFKHALKFVNKKASLPPLGLLTVAAMLPESWKKKLVDLNTALLRADDIAWADMAFISAMAVQQESARKVIELCNTAGLTIVAGGPLFTSEHEDFPSVDHFVLNEAELTLQPFLDDLLNGTPKRLYSTDLYADITRTPTPRWKLLDMNKYASMALQFSRGCPYKCDFCNVTALLGHKIRTKTSDQIITELDDLRRLGWQDSVFFVDDNFIAHKTYLKKELLPRLIAWQKGYSRTIRFYTECSINLADDQELMSLMVEAGFGMVFIGIETPDDAALHACGKQHNTSRDMLSNIRKIQQSGMEVQGGFIVGFDSDTPSIFQKQIEFIQKSGIVTAMVGILQALPGTRLYDRMQKEGRLLHNSSGDNADSNTNFVPVMDLDLLRKGYTDMMNQLYAPKYYYRRIRTLLSEYRAPRLKRRVRFDDMLAFARSTVLLGVVGRERFQYWKMLIWTFFNRQHSLPLAVTLAIYGHHFRKVCQLHLKEVRRSAG